A region of Streptomyces sp. NBC_01267 DNA encodes the following proteins:
- a CDS encoding mannose-1-phosphate guanyltransferase, producing MKAVVMAGGEGTRLRPMTSSMPKPLLPVVNRPIMEHVLRLLKRHGLSETVVTVQFLASLVKNYFGDGEELGMELTYANEEKPLGTAGSVKNAEEALKDDTFLVISGDALTDFDLTDLINFHKEKGALVTVCLTRVPNPLEFGITIVDEEGKVERFLEKPTWGQVFSDTVNTGIYVMEPEVFDYVEADVPVDWSGDVFPQLMKEGKRVYGYIAEGYWEDVGTHESYVKAQADVLEGKVDVDIDGFEISPGVWVAEGAEVHPDAVLRGPLYIGDYAKVEADVEIREHTVVGSNVVVKSGAFLHKAVVHGNVYIGQQCNLRGCVIGKNTDIMRAARIEDGAVIGDECLVGEESIIQGNVRVYPFKTIEAGAFVNTSVIWESRGQAHLFGARGVSGILNVEITPELAVRLAGAYATTLKKGSTVTTARDHSRGARALKRAVISALQASAIEVRDLENVPLPVARQQTARGSAGGIMIRTSPGVPDSVDIMFFDERGADLSQGGQRKLDRVYARQEYRRAFPGEIGDLHFPASVFDSYTGSLLRNVDTTGIAEAGLKVVVDASNGSAGLVLPSLLGRLGVDALVINPGLDESRPTETADTRRSGLVRLGEIVASARAAFGVRFDPVGERLSLVDERGRIVEDDRALLVMLDLIAAERRSGRVALPVTTTRIAEQVAAYHGTQVEWTTTSPDDLTRVGREESTIFGGDGRGGFIIPESSSVFDGAAAFVRLIGLVARTQLTLSQIDARIPRAHVLRRDLATPWAVKGLVMRRVVEAAADRSVDTTDGVRVVEPDGRWVMVLPAPAEAVTHLWAEGPDDASAQALLDEWSTIVDGGGQ from the coding sequence ATGAAGGCCGTCGTGATGGCTGGCGGCGAAGGCACTCGCCTTCGCCCAATGACCTCAAGCATGCCCAAGCCGCTCCTGCCCGTGGTCAACCGACCGATCATGGAGCATGTGCTGCGTCTACTGAAGCGGCATGGGCTCAGCGAGACCGTCGTCACCGTGCAGTTCCTCGCCTCACTCGTGAAGAACTACTTCGGCGACGGCGAGGAGCTCGGCATGGAGCTCACGTACGCCAACGAGGAGAAGCCCCTCGGCACCGCCGGAAGCGTCAAGAACGCCGAAGAGGCGCTGAAGGACGATACTTTTCTGGTCATCTCCGGTGACGCGCTGACCGACTTCGACCTGACGGATCTCATCAATTTCCACAAGGAGAAGGGCGCACTCGTCACGGTGTGCCTGACCCGCGTACCGAATCCGCTGGAATTCGGTATCACGATCGTCGACGAAGAGGGAAAGGTCGAGCGCTTCCTGGAGAAGCCGACCTGGGGGCAGGTCTTCTCGGACACGGTGAATACCGGCATCTATGTCATGGAGCCCGAGGTCTTCGACTATGTCGAGGCCGATGTGCCGGTCGACTGGTCGGGCGATGTCTTCCCTCAGCTGATGAAGGAGGGGAAGCGGGTCTACGGCTACATCGCCGAGGGCTACTGGGAGGACGTGGGCACGCACGAGAGCTACGTCAAGGCCCAGGCGGACGTGCTTGAGGGCAAGGTCGACGTGGACATCGACGGCTTCGAGATCTCTCCCGGGGTGTGGGTGGCCGAAGGGGCAGAGGTGCACCCCGACGCCGTGCTCAGAGGGCCGCTGTACATCGGCGACTACGCCAAGGTGGAAGCCGATGTGGAGATCCGGGAACACACCGTTGTGGGTTCCAACGTCGTCGTGAAGTCCGGCGCCTTTCTGCACAAAGCTGTTGTTCACGGCAACGTGTACATCGGGCAGCAGTGCAATCTTCGGGGCTGCGTGATCGGCAAGAACACCGACATCATGCGAGCGGCCCGCATCGAGGACGGCGCCGTGATCGGTGACGAGTGCCTTGTCGGCGAGGAATCCATCATCCAGGGGAATGTGCGGGTCTACCCGTTCAAGACCATCGAGGCGGGTGCGTTCGTCAACACCTCGGTCATCTGGGAATCCCGTGGCCAGGCGCACCTCTTCGGCGCCAGGGGAGTCTCGGGGATCCTCAACGTCGAGATCACGCCGGAACTCGCTGTGCGGCTCGCAGGCGCCTATGCCACCACGCTGAAGAAGGGCTCCACGGTCACCACGGCACGTGACCACTCGCGTGGTGCGCGCGCACTCAAGCGAGCGGTGATCTCCGCCCTTCAGGCCAGCGCGATCGAAGTGCGGGACCTGGAGAACGTGCCCCTGCCGGTGGCGAGGCAGCAGACCGCGCGCGGAAGTGCCGGCGGCATCATGATCCGTACGTCGCCCGGCGTCCCGGACTCCGTCGACATCATGTTCTTCGACGAGCGGGGCGCCGACCTCTCGCAGGGTGGACAGCGCAAGCTGGACCGGGTGTACGCCCGGCAGGAGTACCGCCGGGCGTTCCCCGGCGAGATCGGGGACCTGCACTTCCCGGCGAGCGTCTTCGATTCGTACACCGGCTCTCTGCTCCGTAACGTCGACACCACGGGGATCGCCGAAGCGGGTCTCAAGGTCGTGGTCGACGCGTCCAACGGCAGCGCCGGGCTCGTGCTGCCCAGTCTGCTCGGTCGCCTAGGGGTGGACGCCCTTGTCATCAACCCCGGGCTCGACGAGTCCAGGCCCACCGAGACCGCGGACACCCGTAGATCGGGGCTTGTCCGGCTCGGCGAGATCGTGGCCTCGGCACGGGCCGCGTTCGGGGTGCGTTTCGACCCGGTGGGCGAAAGGCTGTCGCTCGTCGACGAGCGCGGGCGGATCGTCGAGGACGACCGTGCGCTCCTGGTCATGCTCGACCTCATCGCTGCCGAGCGGCGCAGCGGGCGGGTGGCCCTTCCCGTGACCACCACCCGGATTGCGGAGCAGGTGGCCGCCTATCACGGGACCCAGGTGGAGTGGACCACCACTTCCCCCGACGACCTGACGCGGGTGGGCCGCGAGGAATCCACCATCTTCGGCGGCGACGGCCGCGGGGGTTTCATCATTCCCGAGTCCAGCAGCGTCTTCGACGGGGCGGCGGCATTCGTCCGGCTGATCGGGCTGGTCGCACGTACGCAGCTGACTCTGAGCCAGATCGACGCCCGGATCCCCCGCGCCCACGTGCTGCGGCGCGACCTGGCGACCCCGTGGGCCGTGAAGGGGCTGGTGATGCGTCGCGTGGTGGAGGCGGCGGCGGACCGTTCCGTGGACACGACCGATGGCGTACGGGTGGTCGAGCCCGACGGCCGCTGGGTCATGGTGCTGCCGGCCCCGGCCGAGGCTGTCACCCATCTGTGGGCCGAGGGGCCGGACGACGCGTCCGCTCAGGCATTGCTGGACGAGTGGTCGACGATCGTGGACGGCGGAGGCCAGTGA
- a CDS encoding FHA domain-containing protein, with protein MPHGRVCFSQGESPVKLFGKLFGKSAREENARHRAPRHVEGEDQGVDRPLFRDEVGQPGRDNSGDQGASSVDPAGQGRIGFGEASTSSAGRGFPSDPYATNAHAGQSRQEDASMPVCTRCGHQNAQASRFCSNCGAPLRAGVPERPSETTSTISISGLEAYEAEVTGQTASPSLSPEAQAAVDALPPGSALLVVRRGPNSGSRFLLDGELTTAGRHPQSDIFLDDVTVSRRHVEFRRGADGGFTVSDVGSLNGTYVNRERIDAVALANGDEVQIGKYRLVFYASQRGV; from the coding sequence CTGCCCCACGGGCGGGTCTGTTTCAGTCAAGGGGAATCGCCCGTGAAGTTGTTTGGGAAGCTGTTCGGCAAGAGTGCACGTGAGGAAAACGCACGTCACCGCGCCCCACGCCATGTGGAGGGCGAGGACCAGGGCGTGGACCGCCCGCTGTTCCGTGACGAGGTGGGTCAGCCCGGCCGGGACAATTCGGGTGATCAGGGTGCGTCGTCTGTTGACCCTGCCGGTCAGGGGCGCATAGGTTTTGGTGAAGCGTCAACCTCAAGTGCGGGTCGAGGGTTTCCCTCGGATCCGTACGCAACCAATGCCCACGCGGGGCAGTCGCGGCAGGAGGATGCGTCCATGCCGGTGTGTACGAGGTGCGGCCACCAGAATGCCCAGGCCAGTCGGTTCTGCTCCAACTGCGGGGCGCCGCTGCGGGCCGGAGTGCCCGAGCGGCCCTCGGAGACCACTTCGACGATCTCCATCTCCGGACTTGAGGCGTACGAGGCGGAGGTGACGGGGCAGACCGCTTCGCCTTCGCTCTCGCCCGAGGCCCAGGCGGCCGTCGACGCTCTGCCGCCGGGTTCTGCGCTGCTGGTGGTGCGTCGCGGTCCGAATTCCGGTAGCCGCTTCCTGCTGGACGGTGAGCTGACCACAGCGGGCCGTCATCCGCAGAGCGACATCTTCCTCGACGACGTCACCGTCTCAAGGCGCCATGTGGAGTTCCGCAGGGGTGCCGACGGCGGTTTCACCGTCTCGGACGTCGGCAGCCTCAACGGCACGTACGTCAACCGTGAGCGCATCGACGCTGTCGCGCTGGCCAACGGTGACGAGGTGCAGATCGGCAAGTACCGGCTGGTCTTCTACGCGAGCCAGCGGGGCGTGTGA
- a CDS encoding DUF881 domain-containing protein — protein sequence MPQQPPVRSATSPSPRPDASMSLLTNVMDHSLDDGYAEATARRRAEGGAGMPRSLRAKLGLAGGLVLAAVVVTVGAAQARVTAPVVAKERQELIDRIESETSSADAEQKKVDGLRDEVGARQRKALQKHGGDQGELVALLSGATAVHGPGVKLVIDDAKGTDQGGGGGPRESTGFSDTGRVRDRDMQQFINGLWQSGAEAIAINGQRLTALSAIRAAGDAILVDNRPLVPPYTVLAVGDRKHLISKFQDSADGQYLKVLKDSYGIRTSISGQDDVRLPAAASLIVRTAQPKAAGKDQSAADTGKGTS from the coding sequence ATGCCGCAGCAGCCCCCCGTTCGGAGTGCGACCTCTCCGTCCCCGCGCCCCGACGCGTCGATGTCGCTGCTGACCAACGTGATGGACCACAGTCTCGACGACGGCTATGCGGAGGCGACCGCCCGGCGCAGGGCCGAGGGCGGTGCGGGGATGCCCCGTTCGCTGCGGGCCAAGCTGGGTCTCGCCGGCGGGCTGGTGCTTGCGGCGGTCGTCGTGACGGTCGGTGCGGCGCAGGCCCGGGTGACGGCGCCGGTGGTGGCGAAAGAACGCCAGGAGCTCATCGACCGTATCGAGTCCGAGACTTCGTCCGCGGACGCGGAGCAGAAGAAGGTGGACGGGCTCCGTGACGAGGTCGGCGCGCGGCAGCGCAAGGCGCTGCAGAAGCACGGCGGTGACCAGGGCGAGCTGGTGGCGTTGCTCTCCGGCGCGACAGCGGTTCACGGGCCGGGCGTGAAGCTCGTGATCGACGATGCGAAGGGCACCGACCAGGGTGGCGGTGGCGGGCCGCGGGAGAGCACCGGCTTCTCCGACACGGGCCGGGTCCGCGACCGGGACATGCAGCAATTCATCAACGGGCTCTGGCAGTCCGGCGCCGAAGCGATCGCGATCAACGGGCAGCGGCTGACCGCCCTGTCGGCGATCCGTGCGGCAGGTGACGCCATACTGGTGGACAACAGACCGCTGGTGCCTCCGTACACGGTGCTGGCGGTGGGGGACAGGAAGCACTTGATCAGCAAATTCCAGGACAGCGCCGACGGACAGTACCTGAAGGTACTGAAGGACAGCTACGGCATCCGCACCAGCATTTCCGGCCAGGACGACGTGCGCCTTCCTGCCGCCGCGAGCCTGATCGTACGCACAGCACAGCCGAAGGCCGCCGGCAAGGACCAGAGCGCGGCCGACACAGGGAAGGGCACATCGTGA
- a CDS encoding DUF881 domain-containing protein, which translates to MSNEPNEENPGKSPEEFPEQPAGEQGAEETPGPPEGMTGRRRMMAALWPPRVTRAQLIVAVLLFVLGLGLAIQVRSNSDNSPLRGARQEDLVRILDELDNRTQRLEDEKQRLQSQRSELESSSDQAEEARKQTSEKARQLGILAGTVAAQGPGITLVINDPHRTVQADMLLDTIQELRAAGAEAIQINDVRVVGDTYFSDAGGAVRVDGKKVGAPYSFKVIGKPADLEPALNIPGGVVQTLEKEQATATVTPAEKIVVDALRPAKQPDYARSSS; encoded by the coding sequence ATGAGCAACGAACCGAACGAGGAGAACCCCGGGAAATCTCCTGAGGAGTTCCCCGAGCAGCCTGCCGGTGAGCAGGGGGCGGAGGAGACTCCGGGACCGCCCGAGGGCATGACCGGTCGTCGGCGAATGATGGCGGCGCTGTGGCCGCCACGCGTCACACGGGCTCAACTCATCGTCGCTGTACTGCTGTTCGTGCTCGGACTGGGTCTTGCCATCCAGGTCCGCTCGAACAGCGACAACAGCCCGCTCCGCGGCGCACGTCAGGAGGACCTGGTGCGCATCCTCGACGAGCTCGACAACCGCACTCAGCGTCTTGAGGACGAGAAGCAGCGTCTGCAGAGCCAGCGCTCCGAGTTGGAGAGCAGTTCGGACCAGGCCGAGGAGGCGCGCAAGCAGACGAGCGAGAAAGCACGTCAACTCGGCATCCTGGCAGGCACGGTGGCAGCACAGGGGCCGGGCATCACCCTCGTCATCAACGACCCGCACCGCACGGTCCAGGCGGACATGCTGCTCGACACGATCCAGGAGCTGCGTGCGGCCGGTGCCGAGGCGATCCAGATCAATGACGTCCGGGTCGTGGGGGATACATACTTCTCCGACGCGGGCGGCGCTGTCAGGGTGGACGGGAAGAAGGTCGGCGCCCCGTACAGCTTCAAGGTGATCGGTAAACCCGCGGATCTTGAGCCCGCGCTGAATATTCCGGGCGGCGTGGTGCAGACTCTGGAGAAGGAGCAGGCCACAGCCACTGTGACACCTGCTGAGAAGATCGTCGTGGACGCCTTGCGACCGGCGAAGCAGCCTGACTACGCTCGGTCCTCCTCGTAG
- a CDS encoding PTS sugar transporter subunit IIA, with the protein MTTVTSPLAGRAIGLAAVPDPVFSGAMVGPGTAIDPAREPSVAVSPVDGIVVSLHPHAFVVVDGQGHGVLTHLGIDTVQLNGEGFELLVNKGDTVERGQAMVRWDPAAVETAGKSPVCPVVALEATADSLSDVVETGDVESGGPLFSWQ; encoded by the coding sequence ATGACCACCGTGACATCTCCGCTCGCCGGACGCGCGATCGGGCTCGCCGCAGTGCCGGATCCCGTGTTCTCCGGTGCAATGGTGGGCCCGGGTACCGCTATTGACCCCGCACGTGAGCCCTCGGTGGCCGTGTCCCCGGTCGACGGCATCGTCGTCTCCCTGCATCCGCACGCTTTCGTCGTCGTCGACGGACAGGGCCACGGGGTGCTGACGCACCTCGGTATCGACACGGTTCAGCTCAACGGCGAGGGCTTCGAGTTGCTCGTCAACAAGGGCGACACGGTGGAGCGCGGTCAGGCCATGGTGCGCTGGGACCCGGCAGCGGTCGAGACCGCGGGTAAGTCTCCTGTCTGCCCGGTCGTCGCGCTGGAAGCCACTGCTGATTCGCTGTCCGACGTGGTCGAGACCGGCGATGTCGAATCTGGCGGGCCGCTCTTCAGCTGGCAGTGA
- a CDS encoding small basic family protein, whose translation MIAVLGLVVGVVVGLLVRPEVPAMVEPYLPIAVVAALDAVFGGLRAMLDGIFVDKVFVVSFLSNVVVAALIVFLGDKLGVGAQLSTGVVVVFGIRIFSNAAAIRRHVFRA comes from the coding sequence GTGATCGCCGTACTTGGCCTCGTCGTCGGAGTCGTGGTCGGACTGTTGGTCAGGCCCGAAGTGCCGGCGATGGTCGAGCCCTATCTGCCGATTGCCGTCGTGGCGGCCCTCGATGCGGTCTTCGGTGGCCTGCGAGCCATGCTCGACGGGATCTTCGTCGACAAGGTCTTCGTGGTCTCCTTCCTGTCGAACGTCGTGGTCGCCGCGCTGATCGTCTTCCTCGGCGACAAGCTCGGTGTCGGGGCGCAACTGTCCACCGGTGTGGTGGTCGTGTTCGGCATCCGCATCTTCTCGAACGCGGCGGCCATTCGCCGGCACGTGTTCCGGGCGTGA
- a CDS encoding CDP-alcohol phosphatidyltransferase family protein, with the protein MEVQETRVQTDRVLTIPNILSMARLVGVPIFLWLILRPEFGGPKSDGWALLVLMLSGVSDYLDGKLARRWNQISNLGRLLDPAADRLFILSTLVGLTWREILPIWLTAALLARELMLLVMVGILRRHGYPPPQVNFLGKAATFNLMYAFPLLLLSDGSGWLNTLASVFGWAFAGWGTTLYWWAGILYVVQVRRIVKADVAAD; encoded by the coding sequence GTGGAGGTCCAGGAGACCCGTGTTCAGACGGACCGGGTACTCACCATCCCCAATATTCTCAGCATGGCTCGCCTGGTTGGCGTCCCCATCTTCCTGTGGCTGATTCTCCGTCCCGAGTTCGGTGGGCCCAAGAGCGATGGCTGGGCATTGTTGGTGCTCATGCTCAGTGGTGTGAGCGATTATCTCGACGGCAAGCTTGCCCGCCGGTGGAACCAGATCAGCAACCTGGGACGGCTGCTCGATCCAGCCGCGGACCGTCTCTTCATTCTCTCCACTCTGGTCGGCCTGACCTGGCGGGAGATCCTGCCGATTTGGTTGACGGCGGCACTATTGGCCCGTGAACTCATGCTGCTGGTCATGGTGGGAATCCTGCGCAGACACGGCTATCCGCCGCCCCAGGTGAACTTTCTGGGCAAGGCGGCTACGTTCAACTTGATGTATGCGTTCCCGTTGCTCTTGCTCAGCGACGGAAGCGGTTGGCTCAACACTCTTGCGTCTGTTTTCGGATGGGCGTTCGCAGGATGGGGTACAACACTCTATTGGTGGGCAGGAATCCTGTATGTGGTACAGGTCCGCCGGATCGTGAAGGCGGACGTAGCAGCCGATTGA
- the ptsP gene encoding phosphoenolpyruvate--protein phosphotransferase: MQTTLRGVGVSHGVAIGEVRHMGTAVLEPPAKQIPAEEAEREQGRARRALEAVAADLIARGNLAGGEAQHVLEAQALMAQDPELMADVDRRIAVGSSAERAVFDAFASYRALLAGAGEYLAGRVADLDDVRNRIVARLLGIPMPGVPDSDKPYVLIARDLAPADTALLDPTLVLGFVTEEGGPTSHSAILARALGVPAVVALPGAGELAEGTVVAVDGSTGEVFVEPDAGKRAELESVAAARKASLSASTGPGATSDGHKVPLLANVGGPGDVPAALEVGAEGVGLFRTEFLFLDDSAKAPSEEKQVEAYRKVLEAFPESRVVVRVLDAGADKPLEFLTPADEPNPALGVRGLRSLLDHPEVLRTQLTALAKAAEGLPVYLEVMAPMVADRIDAKAFADACREAGLRAKFGAMVEIPSAALRARSILQEVEFLSLGTNDLAQYTFAADRQVGAVSRLQDPWHPALLDLVALSADAAKAEGKSCGVCGEAASDPLLACVLTGLGVTSLSMGAASIPYVRTTLAKHTLAQCERAAAAARAADSAGEARLAAQAVLSGE; the protein is encoded by the coding sequence ATGCAGACAACACTGCGAGGCGTCGGAGTGAGCCACGGCGTGGCGATCGGCGAGGTTCGGCACATGGGTACGGCAGTTCTGGAGCCGCCGGCCAAGCAGATTCCCGCCGAGGAGGCGGAGCGCGAGCAGGGGCGTGCACGTCGGGCCCTGGAGGCGGTGGCCGCCGATCTGATCGCCCGGGGCAATCTGGCCGGCGGTGAGGCGCAGCACGTGCTCGAAGCTCAGGCCCTGATGGCTCAGGACCCGGAGCTGATGGCCGATGTGGACCGGCGTATCGCTGTCGGCAGTTCCGCGGAGCGCGCGGTGTTCGACGCGTTCGCCTCGTACCGGGCGCTGCTCGCGGGCGCCGGTGAGTACCTCGCCGGGCGGGTCGCCGACCTCGATGACGTACGGAACCGGATCGTCGCGCGGCTGCTGGGCATTCCGATGCCGGGGGTGCCGGACAGCGACAAGCCGTACGTACTCATCGCGCGGGACCTCGCCCCGGCGGACACCGCATTGCTCGACCCCACGCTGGTGCTCGGCTTCGTGACGGAGGAGGGCGGGCCGACCAGCCACAGCGCGATTCTGGCGCGGGCGCTCGGAGTGCCGGCCGTGGTCGCTCTGCCCGGCGCCGGTGAGCTCGCCGAGGGCACGGTCGTGGCGGTGGACGGCAGCACGGGCGAGGTGTTCGTCGAGCCGGACGCCGGTAAGCGCGCCGAACTGGAGTCCGTTGCCGCCGCGCGCAAGGCGTCCCTGTCCGCTTCGACCGGCCCCGGAGCCACGTCCGACGGGCACAAGGTTCCCCTGCTCGCCAATGTCGGCGGGCCGGGTGATGTGCCTGCCGCGCTGGAGGTCGGCGCCGAGGGCGTCGGGCTCTTCCGTACCGAGTTCCTCTTTCTCGACGACTCGGCCAAGGCGCCGTCGGAGGAGAAGCAGGTCGAGGCGTACCGCAAGGTGCTGGAGGCCTTTCCCGAGAGCCGGGTGGTCGTCCGGGTGCTGGACGCCGGGGCGGACAAGCCGCTGGAATTCCTGACGCCGGCCGACGAACCGAATCCCGCTCTCGGTGTGCGGGGGCTGCGTTCCCTGCTGGACCACCCCGAGGTACTGCGCACCCAGTTGACGGCGCTGGCCAAGGCCGCCGAGGGGCTTCCGGTGTATCTGGAAGTCATGGCGCCGATGGTGGCCGACCGGATCGACGCCAAGGCATTCGCCGACGCCTGCCGTGAGGCAGGTCTGCGGGCGAAGTTCGGCGCGATGGTGGAGATCCCGTCCGCCGCGCTCCGGGCGCGCTCCATCCTGCAGGAGGTCGAGTTCCTGTCACTGGGCACCAATGACCTCGCGCAGTACACCTTTGCCGCCGACCGCCAGGTCGGCGCCGTGTCCCGGCTCCAAGATCCGTGGCACCCCGCGCTGCTCGACCTGGTGGCGTTGTCCGCGGACGCCGCGAAGGCCGAGGGAAAGAGCTGTGGTGTGTGCGGCGAGGCCGCCTCCGATCCGCTGCTCGCGTGTGTGCTCACCGGTCTGGGTGTGACGAGCCTGTCCATGGGTGCGGCCTCGATTCCGTATGTCCGTACGACGCTCGCGAAGCACACGCTCGCGCAGTGCGAGCGTGCGGCTGCCGCCGCGCGTGCCGCGGACTCCGCGGGTGAGGCCCGGCTGGCCGCACAGGCGGTGCTGTCCGGCGAATAG